From Oryzias melastigma strain HK-1 linkage group LG17, ASM292280v2, whole genome shotgun sequence:
GTCCCGAAGATCGCGTTTTACGCCGGGCTGAAGAAGCAGCACGAGGGCTACGAGGTTCTGAAGTTTGACGACGTGGTCACAAACCTCGGCAACCACTACGACCCCGCCACGGGCAAATTCACCTGCTCCATTCCCGGGATTTACTTCTTTGTTTACCACGTGCTGATGCGAGGCGGGGACGGGACGAGCATGTGGGCTGACCTCTGCAAAAACAACCAGGTACCTCCGCCCGGGATGTTTGAttcaaactaaatgaaaatgtcaTCTTTTCTGGGCATCTGTGCGCTTTTACGCACGACGCGCGTATCAAAACACAGCCAACAAGTTGTGTTCCTTTCTGCGCATCTGTGCGCTTTTACGCACGACGCGCGTCTCAAAGCACAGCCAACAAGTTGTGTTACTATGACCCGAATCACCGTTTTCATCAGTAAATCAGCTGTTCGTGGTGCTGCATTTAACATGGATCCACATCCGgtgacagaaaatgtcttttgcGTTCCAGGTGAGAGCCAGCGCCATCGCGCAGGACGCCGACCAGAACTACGACTACGCCAGCAACAGCGTGGTGCTCCACCTGGAGCCCGGGGACGAGATTTACATCAAGCTGGACGGCGGGAAAGCCCACGGGGGCAACAACAACAAGTACAGCACCTTCTCCGGCTTCATGCTGTACGCGGACTGAAACACGGAGACGCGCAAAAAGGGAGAGGAGAGCggaagggaggaaaaaaaagggcacAGTTTGCGTCACTTCTCAGCCAAACTGAGGCGCAGCTCCATGTTTCAATTAAAGGAAGGAGGGAGTCGTGCAAAAAAACTGTCCTTTGCTGCAGCCAAGAGCTGAAATGTATGAATTTGTACAGCAGAATTCTATTGTTAGTGTGGTTCTCCAGATGAACTGTTAGGCTTTATAAATTAAGTTTGCCAACTGTAGCTGCTGTGATTATATATACCGACTGTATTTGGAAACCTCTAGCACTCCTTCTAATATACTGCACAGTGTTTTTGCCCATTTGTGTAATTTTGGTTTCCAAAGTGACGTCCTATAGATGTTGCATCCTGGGTGTTAGATAATGCATGTTTCTGAAGAGTCATTTGAACACTGTGCAGCACGTGCAGCACCAGACCATCCATTTGTGTCAACATGGCATCTGGTTTCGGCAGCAGGGTAGCCTGATGGTTTGTCATCATCACAAACTGGACAGTtgcatcttcttctttttgacaTCTGAAAGCTCGGCGATGTTTGCCAATCTGTTTATTTTCcaaagtggcaaaaaaaaaagtccttctcATAAGATTAATCAAAGTTATATAGTTGTTCACCCCGCACAGTCAGCTGTGGCGATCGCACCATTGATCATGTGAAGTCACCCTGTGAGGCCACCTGTTCCCAGATGAGAGGAGGACGCGTCCTTCATCTCCCATAGACACACACGGGCCACGCCGTCCACACGGTGTCAAGAGCGGCGGAGCATACTGATTACCCAGAAGCTCATTATTTCCCTGtcagaaaacatgtttgcaaagatgtcagcaataaaaaaggaagcagCAAGGATGTTTAGTTTAATTAAGAAGTCAATTACTGTAGCACGGTCTGTGTAAGCACCTCTGTACATGGAAATGATCACCTGTGAAGGGATCGCTTGATCGCACAATGAGgccaaaagatgaaaaaaatgtggaaaaactgcaaaaaataaacaattttaatgGGAAAGGTCTTTgacaatatttagaaaattgttttattgctaaaaatatttaagtttgtgaGCATAAAGGTCACATTAATACTTGTGATCACGGTGAGATAAACACAGCTCCATCAAACTCTTTGGTTTATTTGAAGGTCAGCCAGTGTTTGGGGTTGTCCGTCAGGATCTTGTCCACCTGCTGCTGTNNNNNNNNNNNNNNNNNNNNNNNNNNNNNNNNNNNNNNNNNNNNNNNNNNNNNNNNNNNNNNNNNNNNNNNNNNNNNNNNNNNNNNNNNNNNNNNNNNNNNNNNNNNNNNNNNNNNNNNNNNNNNNNNNNNNNNNNNNNNNNNNNNNNNNNNNNNNNNNNNNNNNNNNNNNNNNNNNNNNNNNNNNNNNNNNNNNNNNNNNNNNNNNNNNNNNNNNNNNNNNNNNNNNNNNNNNNNNNNNNNNNNNNNNNNNNNNNNNNNNNNNNNNNNNNNNNNNNNNNNNNNNNNNNNNNNNNNNNNNNNNNNNNNNNNNNNNNNNNNNNNNNNNNNNNNNNNNNNNNNNNNNNNNNNNNNNNNNNNNNNNNNNNNNNNNNNNNNNNNNNNNNNNNNNNNNNNNNNNNNNNNNNNNNNNNNNNNNNNNNNNNNNNNNNNNNNNNNNNNNNNNNNNNNNNNNNNNNNNNNNNNNNNNNNNNNNNNNNNNNNNNNNNNNNNNNNNNNNNNNNNNNNNNNNNNNNNNNNNNNNNNNNNNNNNNNNNNNNNNNNNNNNNNNNNNNNNNNNNNNNNNNNNNNNNNNNNNNNNNNNNNNNNNNNNNNNNNNNNNNNNNNNNNNNNNNNNNNNNNNNNNNNNNNNNNNNNNNNNNNNNNNNNNNNNNNNNNNNNNNNNNNNNNNNNNNNNNNNNNNNNNNNNNNNNNNNNNNNNNNNNNNNNNNNNNNNNNNNNNNNNNNNNNNNNNNNNNNNNNNNNNNNNNNNNNNNNNNNNNNNNNNNNNNNNNNNNNNNNNNNNNNNNNNNNNNNNNNNNNNNNNNNNNNNNNNNNNNNNNNNNNNNNNNNNNNNNNNNNNNNNNNNNNNNNNNNNNNNNNNNNNNNNNNNNNNNNNNNNNNNNNNNNNNNNNNNNNNNNNNNNNNNNNNNNNNNNNNNNNNNNNNNNNNNNNNNNNNNNNNNNNNNNNNNNNNNNNNNNNNNNNNNNNNNNNNNNNNNNNNNNNNNNNNNNNNNNNNNNNNNNNNNNNNNNNNNNNNNNNNNNNNNNNNNNNNNNNNNNNNNNNNNNNNNNNNNNNNNNNNNNNNNNNNNNNNNNNNNNNNNNNNNNNNNNNNNNNNNNNNNNNNNNNNNNNNNNNNNNNNNNNNNNNNNNNNNNNNNNNNNNNNNNNNNNNNNNNNNNNNNNNNNNNNNNNNNNNNNNNNNNNNNNNNNNNNNNNNNNNNNNNNNNNNNNNNNNNNNNNNNNNNNNNNNNNNNNNNNNNNNNNNNNNNNNNNNNNNNNNNNNNNNNNNNNNNNNNNNNNNNNNNNNNNNNNNNNNNNNNNNNNNNNNNNNNNNNNNNNNNNNNNNNNNNNNNNNNNNNNNNNNNNNNNNNNNNNNNNNNNNNNNNNNNNNNNNNNNNNNNNNNNNNNNNNNNNNNNNNNNNNNNNNNNNNNNNNNNNNNNNNNNNNNNNNNNNNNNNNNNNNNNNNNNNNNNNNNNNNNNNNNNNNNNNNNNNNNNNNNNNNNNNNNNNNNNNNNNNNNNNNNNNNNNNNNNNNNNNNNNNNNNNNNNNNNNNNNNNNNNNNNNNNNNNNNNNNNNNNNNNNNNNNNNNNNNNNNNNNNNNNNNNNNNNNNNNNNNNNNNNNNNNNNNNNNNNNNNNNNNNNNNNNNNNNNNNNNNNNNNNNNNNNNNNNNNNNNNNNNNNNNNNNNNNNNNNNNNNNNNNNNNNNNNNNNNNNNNNNNNNNNNNNNNNNNNNNNNNNNNNNNNNNNNNNNNNNNNNNNNNNNNNNNNNNNNNNNNNNNNNNNNNNNNNNNNNNNNNNNNNNNNNNNNNNNNNNNNNNNNNNNNNNNNNNNNNNNNNNNNNNNNNNNNNNNNNNNNNNNNNNNNNNNNNNNNNNNNNNNNNNNNNNNNNNNNNNNNNNNNNNNNNNNNNNNNNNNNNNNNNNNNNNNNNNNNNNNNNNNNNNNNNNNNNNNNNNNNNNNNNNNNNNNNNNNNNNNNNNNNNNNNNNNNNNNNNNNNNNNNNNNNNNNNNNNNNNNNNNNNNNNNNNNNNNNNNNNNNNNNNNNNNNNNNNNNNNNNNNNNNNNNNNNNNNNNNNNNNNNNNNNNNNNNNNNNNNNNNNNNNNNNNNNNNNNNNNNNNNNNNNNNNNNNNNNNNNNNNNNNNNNNNNNNNNNNNNNNNNNNNNNNNNNNNNNNNNNNNNNNNNNNNNNNNNNNNNNNNNNNNNNNNNNNNNNNNNNNNNNNNNNNNNNNNNNNNNNNNNNNNNNNNNNNNNNNNNNNNNNNNNNNNNNNNNNNNNNNNNNNNNNNNNNNNNNNNNNNNNNNNNNNNNNNNNNNNNNNNNNNNNNNNNNNNNNNNNNNNNNNNNNNNNNNNNNNNNNNN
This genomic window contains:
- the LOC112147719 gene encoding complement C1q-like protein 3 — translated: MIATGVCGVALVLVLVVLIPVMVSSAGTPARYEMLGSCQMVCDSHGTAATATAKATNPIKDNRLVQSLPTFIQGPQGEPGRVGRAGPRGPIGEPGPPGPAGPPGERGPPGLPGPPGLPGANGPTGAISAATYNTVPKIAFYAGLKKQHEGYEVLKFDDVVTNLGNHYDPATGKFTCSIPGIYFFVYHVLMRGGDGTSMWADLCKNNQVRASAIAQDADQNYDYASNSVVLHLEPGDEIYIKLDGGKAHGGNNNKYSTFSGFMLYAD